A section of the Oryzias latipes chromosome 8, ASM223467v1 genome encodes:
- the LOC111947773 gene encoding uncharacterized protein LOC111947773: MTLVKKLRKLIFEGRSKRKTLKLIKWMQKNKLLRQKMKCSICLRRMKLKKWKTKDHYTWTCQRAAHRGRNSVKSIRYKSLFQRSKISLFDWMQFIFRFSQGLRLRQIDMIEDDIAASSATLTKMAKKIREVCTTAVERMRLRNGQIIGGQHEFVVIDESHFRHKRKYGRGRLSGAWKRKKWVFGMLGVRGQRSGKPVLRLVEKRSRTELVPLIAHHVKPGSTIISDEWRAYRVLQALGYKHYTVNHSQTYVDAHTGAHTQHLERAWRTYKEKVWRLRGNRTENLLQEHLCVIEWNEWLAKKHSNGILGRLLHDIKKKYK, translated from the exons atgacattggtAAAAAAATTACGGAAGCTAATTTTTGAGGGCAGatccaaaagaaaaacccttAAACTAATTAAATGgatgcagaaaaacaagcttCTAAGGCAGAAAATGAAATGCAGCATCTGCTTAAGGAGAATGAAGTTGAAGAAATGGAAGACCAAAGATCATTACACTTG gaCATGTCAGCGGGCCGCACATAGAGGAAGAAACAGTGTAAAGTCCATAAGATACAAGTCTCTGTTCCAGCGTTCTAAAATATCCCTTTTTGACTGGATGCAGTTCATATTTAG GTTTTCCCAAGGTTTGCGTCTACGacagatagacatgatagaggATGACATCGCAGCAAGTTCAGCCACACTCACCAAGATGGCAAAAAAAATACGTGAGGTCTGCACAACGGCCGTGGAACGAATGAGATTAAGAAATGGACAAATCATTGGTGGACAACATGAATTTGTTGTCATTGATGAGAGTCACTTCAGACATAAAAGAAAG TATGGAAGAGGAAGACTGTCAGGAGCATGGAAGAGGAAGAAATGGGTTTTTGGCATGCTGGGAGTTCGTGGCCAGAGGAGTGGAAAGCCAGTTCTGCGACTTGTTGAAAAAAGAAGTCGCACAGAACTTGTGCCTCTAATTGCACACCATGTAAAACCTGGATCTACTATCATTAGTGATGAATGGCGAGCATACCGTGTGCTCCAAGCACTTGGATACAAACACTACACTGTCAATCACAGTCAGACATACGTAGATGCACACACTGGTGCTCACACACAACACCTTGAAAGGGCATGGCGGacatacaaagaaaaagtatggaGGCTTCGAGGAAATCGAACCGAAAACCTTTTACAAGAGCACCTGTGTGTGATTGAGTGGAACGAGTGGCTAGCTAAAAAACACAGTAATGGCATCCTTGGAAGGTTACTtcatgatataaaaaaaaagtacaagtgA
- the LOC105358482 gene encoding coiled-coil domain-containing protein 106-like, translating into MSLPHAKSSSIINTRSRVRTELTNPEQKKRKRKQMDHASSEPDQGTMSPTAQLSLKKQQQEIQLLKQKLLSQQEVIEELSTERDLLKEQLTQQPPQPSSSVVALRGKRDKTPHMQSSSSESSSTSISSDSSFDSSSDYSSSDETTKKKKRKKKNKKKKTKIMKKHKKTDRAGEKTHNKAYRDVKRARDPDDIVERYTKVLKAFKKGLTMSGAFQKVGVDRNTIVNNAPVAELAIADQNKFSELKNCHLPNDKLSDFIKSCIEEIKVNSEIGEKIKQLKANGQLLPIGKGRF; encoded by the exons ATGTCTTTGCCACATGCTAAAAGCAGCAGCATAATTAATACTCGCTCTAGAGTAAGAACGGAGTTAACCAACCCggaacagaagaaaagaaaaaggaagcaaaTGGACCATGCTAGTAGTGAACCTG ATCAAGGTACAATGTCACCAACTGCAcagctttcattaaaaaaacagcagcaagagATACAGCTGCTGAAGCAAAAACTGCTGAGTCAGCAGGAAGTTATTGAAGAGCTTTCAACAGAAAGAGACTTACTAAAAGAACAGCTAA CACAACAGCCTCCTCAGCCATCATCAAGTGTTGTTGCACTGCGTGGGAAACGGGACAAAACACCTCACATGCAGTCAAGTTCTTCAGAGTCAAGCAGTACTTCGATATCGAGTGACTCATCATTTGATTCTTCATCTGACTATTCTTCTTCTGACGAAactacaaagaagaagaaaaggaagaagaagaacaagaagaagaaaacaaaaataatgaaaaaacacaagaaaacagacagggcTGGGGAAAAGACACACAACAAAGCTTACAGAGATGTCAAGAGAG cTCGTGATCCAGATGACATTGTGGAGAGGTACACCAAAGTTTTAAAGGCGTTTAAAAAAGGACTCACCATGTCCGGAGCTTTCCAAAAAGTGGGGGTGGACCGAAACACAATAGTCAACAACGCTCCAGTTGCAGAACTTGCCATCGCAGACCAAAACAAATTCTCAGAGCTAAAAAACTGTCACTTGCCCAATGACAAGCTGAGTGATTTCATCAAGTCTTGCATCgaagaaataaaagtcaattCAGAAATTGGagaaaaaatcaaacaactAAAAGCTAATGGGCAGTTACTGCCCATAGGCAAGGGCAGGTTTTGA